One genomic window of Deinococcus sp. QL22 includes the following:
- a CDS encoding ribulokinase, whose translation MSNPPDPPATFPDTAFPDAAFPNQLDNQPSTPYLIGLDYGTESARAVLMRADNPEILASAVHPYRHGVIERHLKGRPLPRTCALQDADDYLLAARDLLSRVGAALPAEAELAGIGVAFTSSTPLPVDVQGNPLSRQFPEEPHAYVKLWKHRAAVEHTAPFQAMTDLGYYGGSSSPEWLPAKALELASEAPDLWAQTSRFVEAADWLTAQLCGEVKNEVRSASHAGFKAHHRGGQYPPKVASALAGRLGTGLPRPLGTPAGRLSAEWQAGCGLPSSGWSSRPIVAVSTIDAHAACLGLGLDQDGELTAILGTSACYLLSSREERAIPGICGVVDGGIVPGLYGYEAGQAGFGDVLSWFVRTHPAFPGCSEAQSFEHYNALAASLRPGEHGLLGLDWFNGCRTPLDRGDLSGLLLGYSTATTLADVYRALLESLCFGARRVIDTFRAAGVQPTRMVLTGGLSERHPLLVQLLCDVLGEPLEVAQTDSASARGAAIHAAVACGAAPSFGAACRTLAGHQTRTVQPGPAHHTTYDVLYSAYLELGTLLAASPVMAQVQALASSVRADQRQDSIPAPPHMSAATAGRPR comes from the coding sequence ATGAGTAATCCACCCGACCCGCCCGCCACGTTCCCAGACACTGCATTTCCAGACGCCGCCTTTCCAAACCAACTGGACAACCAACCCAGCACCCCTTACCTGATCGGCCTCGACTACGGCACCGAATCCGCCCGCGCCGTGCTGATGCGGGCGGACAACCCGGAGATTCTGGCGAGCGCCGTTCATCCCTACCGTCATGGCGTGATCGAGCGGCACCTGAAGGGGCGTCCGCTGCCGCGCACCTGCGCCCTGCAAGACGCCGACGATTATCTGCTGGCGGCCCGTGACCTGCTGAGCAGGGTGGGCGCGGCGCTGCCCGCTGAGGCCGAACTCGCAGGCATCGGCGTCGCTTTTACGTCCAGCACGCCTTTGCCCGTTGATGTTCAGGGGAATCCCCTCTCCCGCCAGTTCCCGGAGGAGCCGCACGCCTATGTGAAACTCTGGAAGCACCGGGCGGCAGTGGAACACACCGCACCCTTTCAGGCGATGACCGATCTGGGCTACTACGGCGGCAGTTCTTCACCGGAATGGTTGCCCGCCAAGGCGCTGGAACTGGCGTCTGAGGCCCCAGACCTGTGGGCGCAGACCAGCCGATTTGTGGAAGCCGCCGATTGGCTGACCGCACAGCTGTGTGGCGAGGTCAAAAATGAGGTTCGCAGCGCCAGTCACGCCGGATTCAAGGCCCACCACCGGGGCGGCCAGTATCCACCGAAAGTGGCCTCGGCCTTGGCTGGGCGCTTGGGAACTGGCCTGCCCCGTCCGCTGGGCACGCCGGCTGGACGGCTCAGCGCCGAGTGGCAGGCAGGGTGCGGATTGCCCAGTTCTGGATGGTCCAGCCGCCCCATCGTCGCTGTCTCCACCATCGACGCCCACGCCGCTTGCTTGGGCCTCGGCCTCGATCAGGACGGCGAACTCACCGCGATTCTGGGCACCTCGGCCTGCTACCTGCTGTCGTCTCGGGAAGAACGGGCCATTCCCGGCATTTGCGGCGTGGTCGACGGCGGCATCGTGCCGGGACTGTACGGCTACGAGGCGGGACAGGCGGGCTTCGGCGACGTGCTGTCGTGGTTCGTCCGCACCCATCCGGCCTTTCCCGGTTGCAGCGAGGCCCAGAGTTTTGAGCACTACAACGCGCTTGCCGCCTCACTGCGGCCCGGCGAACACGGCCTGCTGGGGCTGGATTGGTTCAACGGTTGCCGTACCCCGCTTGACCGGGGCGACCTGAGCGGGCTGCTGCTGGGCTACAGCACCGCTACCACCCTGGCCGACGTGTACCGCGCCCTGCTGGAAAGCCTGTGTTTTGGGGCGCGGCGGGTGATCGACACTTTCCGGGCGGCAGGCGTGCAGCCCACCCGCATGGTGCTGACGGGCGGCCTCAGCGAGCGGCATCCACTGCTGGTACAACTGCTCTGCGACGTATTGGGTGAGCCGCTGGAAGTGGCGCAGACCGACTCCGCGTCGGCGCGGGGAGCCGCCATCCATGCAGCGGTGGCCTGCGGCGCGGCTCCCAGTTTCGGCGCAGCCTGCCGCACCCTGGCCGGACACCAGACCCGCACCGTGCAGCCCGGCCCCGCCCACCACACCACCTATGACGTGCTGTACAGCGCCTACCTCGAACTTGGCACGCTCTTGGCCGCCAGCCCCGTCATGGCGCAGGTGCAGGCGCTGGCCTCCAGCGTCAGAGCAGACCAACGGCAGGACAGTATTCCTGCTCCGCCTCACATGTCCGCGGCCACCGCTGGGAGACCCCGATGA
- a CDS encoding sugar ABC transporter substrate-binding protein, with translation MKRTALALSAAVTALLGAQAHAQSWSLATAAAPYKGTTVSAIFLDRPGYKAAAALIPQFEKETGIKINFEVVPYESTNQRYVLDFTSGGGADLVLSDVVWIGQFADAGWMVPLDKFFKNPKLADPALNLKGFFPVLLNSFGTWNNKVYGLPFDNYSGLMYYNKCSLKAAGFSGPPKTWDELLKVYGPKLTGNGKYAFALQSRRGETQSADSFMRTLWLAGGSLIDPKTFQPTLGSAASQRGLKFRQDLMKYMPPGVVDMDHNEVVNAFNQGTVPIITEWSAFYPTITDPKQSKIGLNCLGVTTEPLGSAGLKPALGGFSLGVNSNSDAKKQAAAYLFIQWITAEKNAKAYVQAGGVSGRQAVYKDPAIRAKYLYVDPMVKSWSAGTAVPAFRPRFAEWPQISQIVAENGSKIMLGQLSTVAGAKTIDDQVRAILTKAGYYSGKKLKLQ, from the coding sequence ATGAAACGTACTGCCCTTGCTCTGTCTGCCGCCGTGACTGCCCTGCTGGGTGCCCAGGCCCACGCCCAATCGTGGAGTTTGGCTACTGCCGCCGCGCCTTACAAGGGCACCACCGTCAGCGCCATTTTCCTGGATCGCCCCGGCTACAAGGCCGCCGCCGCCCTGATTCCGCAGTTTGAAAAGGAAACGGGCATCAAGATCAACTTTGAAGTTGTGCCGTATGAAAGCACCAACCAGCGCTACGTACTGGATTTCACGTCGGGCGGCGGGGCCGATCTGGTGCTCAGCGACGTGGTGTGGATCGGTCAGTTTGCCGACGCGGGCTGGATGGTGCCGCTCGACAAGTTTTTCAAAAACCCCAAGCTGGCCGACCCCGCGCTGAACCTCAAGGGCTTTTTCCCCGTGCTGCTGAATTCCTTTGGCACCTGGAACAACAAGGTGTACGGCCTGCCCTTCGACAACTATTCCGGCCTGATGTACTACAACAAATGCAGCCTGAAAGCCGCCGGATTCAGCGGCCCGCCCAAAACCTGGGACGAACTGCTGAAGGTCTACGGCCCCAAGCTCACGGGCAACGGCAAATACGCGTTCGCCCTGCAGTCTCGCCGGGGTGAAACCCAGAGTGCAGACTCGTTTATGCGGACCCTGTGGCTGGCGGGTGGCAGCCTGATCGACCCCAAAACCTTCCAGCCCACCCTCGGCAGCGCCGCCTCTCAGCGGGGCCTGAAATTCCGCCAAGACCTGATGAAGTACATGCCTCCCGGCGTGGTGGACATGGATCACAACGAAGTGGTCAATGCCTTTAACCAGGGCACGGTGCCGATCATCACCGAATGGTCTGCTTTTTACCCCACCATCACCGATCCCAAGCAGTCCAAGATCGGCCTGAACTGTCTGGGTGTCACCACCGAGCCGCTGGGTTCGGCGGGCCTGAAGCCTGCGCTGGGCGGCTTCTCGCTGGGGGTCAATTCCAACTCGGACGCCAAGAAACAGGCCGCCGCGTACCTGTTCATTCAGTGGATCACGGCGGAGAAAAACGCCAAGGCCTACGTGCAGGCAGGCGGCGTCAGCGGGCGGCAGGCCGTGTACAAAGACCCCGCCATCCGGGCCAAGTACCTCTACGTCGATCCGATGGTGAAGTCGTGGAGTGCCGGAACCGCCGTCCCTGCCTTCCGTCCCCGCTTTGCCGAGTGGCCCCAGATCTCGCAGATCGTGGCTGAAAACGGCAGCAAGATCATGCTGGGGCAGCTCAGCACGGTGGCCGGAGCCAAGACCATCGACGATCAGGTACGGGCCATTCTGACCAAAGCGGGCTACTACAGCGGCAAAAAGCTGAAGCTGCAATAG
- a CDS encoding zinc-binding dehydrogenase produces the protein MTQEHPAVLPTLPLLPTMRTARLHAAHDLRLHDETRPLARPGEVLLKVEAVSVCGSDMHYYTEGGIGPAVIRTPMTPGHEFAATVIGGTGEPYGLSDGTLVAVDPAQHCGHCEQCLAGYPNLCPNVRFLGSPGVDGGLAEYISVPPHSLFAVPDTFSPALTALLEPLGVALHALDITRIKPMSGVTVLGAGPIGLMLLQVARICGAAHVRMVEPKAARREAARAMGADSVHEHHSEILELTGGRGEDYVLEATTSPDAPEQAAQIARIGGRITLVGIPDGDTFQMTAANARRKALIIKMSRRMGNVYPRAIELVRSGRVDIAGIATHHYPMEDAARAFSDAHDAKDGFLKAVIYPGGAVPGDDQDHT, from the coding sequence ATGACCCAGGAACATCCCGCCGTCCTGCCCACCCTGCCTCTCCTACCCACCATGAGAACGGCGCGGCTGCACGCGGCCCACGACCTGCGGCTGCACGACGAAACCCGCCCACTGGCCCGGCCCGGCGAGGTGCTGCTGAAGGTGGAAGCCGTGAGCGTATGCGGCTCGGACATGCACTACTACACCGAAGGTGGCATCGGCCCCGCCGTGATCCGCACGCCCATGACCCCCGGCCACGAGTTCGCCGCCACCGTCATCGGGGGCACCGGGGAGCCTTACGGCCTTAGCGACGGCACACTGGTCGCCGTTGACCCGGCGCAGCACTGCGGCCACTGCGAGCAGTGCTTGGCGGGCTATCCGAACCTGTGCCCCAACGTGCGCTTTCTGGGCTCACCCGGCGTAGACGGCGGCTTGGCTGAATACATCAGCGTGCCGCCGCACAGCCTCTTTGCCGTGCCGGACACCTTTTCGCCCGCGCTGACGGCTTTACTGGAACCGCTGGGCGTGGCGCTGCACGCGCTGGACATCACCCGCATCAAGCCCATGAGCGGCGTGACCGTGCTGGGAGCAGGCCCCATCGGGCTGATGTTGCTGCAAGTGGCCCGCATTTGCGGCGCGGCGCACGTGCGAATGGTGGAACCCAAGGCGGCCCGGCGGGAAGCGGCGCGGGCCATGGGGGCCGACAGCGTTCACGAACACCATTCCGAGATTCTGGAACTCACCGGGGGCCGGGGCGAGGACTACGTGCTCGAAGCCACCACCTCGCCCGACGCCCCCGAACAGGCCGCGCAGATTGCCCGTATCGGCGGACGAATTACCCTGGTGGGCATCCCCGACGGCGACACCTTCCAGATGACGGCGGCCAACGCCCGGCGCAAGGCCCTGATCATCAAAATGTCGCGGCGCATGGGCAACGTCTATCCCCGCGCCATCGAACTGGTGCGCTCGGGCCGGGTAGACATTGCCGGAATCGCCACCCACCACTACCCGATGGAGGACGCTGCCCGCGCCTTCAGCGACGCCCACGACGCCAAAGACGGGTTCCTGAAAGCCGTGATCTATCCGGGCGGAGCCGTGCCCGGTGACGATCAAGACCACACATGA
- a CDS encoding carbohydrate ABC transporter permease yields the protein MTAHSTSSAAVPRTADQLAVQRARRSSRVKAALHGFGLLVVLFGTLFPFLWMVSTSLKTTNQIFSKPPLLFFTGTLEHYRTILGEQYNVGGSLVNSLIVATSATVLAVLLGTPAAYALARFDFKRKDDLWFWFISNRFMSPVVIILPVYLLASQLRLIGNPGLLIAMYLTFSIPVVVWICTDQFRSIPRELDEAAMVDGASPGFIFLRIALPLALPGVVVSSILSFIFSWNELLFALFLTRGDGVTSPVRATNFLSGYDVPWGAIMATGTLIVLPVVLFSLLVSRHLVKGLTMGAIK from the coding sequence ATGACGGCACACTCCACTTCCTCTGCCGCTGTGCCCCGAACCGCCGATCAGTTGGCCGTGCAGCGTGCCCGCCGCTCCAGCCGGGTCAAAGCGGCCCTGCACGGGTTCGGCCTGCTGGTCGTCCTGTTCGGCACGCTGTTTCCGTTCCTGTGGATGGTCAGCACCTCGCTCAAAACCACCAACCAGATTTTCTCCAAGCCGCCGCTGCTGTTCTTTACGGGCACCCTGGAGCATTACCGCACCATTCTGGGCGAGCAGTACAACGTGGGCGGCAGCCTCGTCAATTCACTGATCGTGGCCACCAGCGCCACCGTGCTGGCCGTCTTGCTGGGCACGCCCGCCGCCTACGCGCTGGCCCGCTTCGACTTCAAGCGCAAGGATGACCTGTGGTTCTGGTTCATCTCCAACCGCTTCATGTCGCCCGTGGTCATCATTTTGCCGGTGTATCTGCTGGCCTCGCAACTGCGGCTGATCGGCAATCCGGGCCTGCTGATCGCCATGTACCTCACGTTTTCTATTCCCGTGGTGGTCTGGATCTGCACCGATCAGTTCCGCTCTATTCCGCGGGAACTGGACGAGGCCGCCATGGTGGACGGCGCGTCTCCCGGCTTCATTTTCCTGAGAATTGCGCTGCCGCTGGCCCTGCCCGGCGTCGTGGTGTCCAGCATCCTCAGCTTTATTTTCAGCTGGAACGAGTTGCTGTTCGCGCTGTTCCTCACGCGCGGTGACGGCGTGACTTCCCCGGTTCGCGCCACCAACTTCCTCAGCGGCTACGACGTGCCCTGGGGCGCGATCATGGCGACGGGCACGCTGATCGTGCTGCCGGTGGTGCTCTTCTCGCTGCTGGTGTCGCGCCACCTGGTCAAGGGCCTGACCATGGGAGCCATCAAGTAG
- a CDS encoding DeoR/GlpR family DNA-binding transcription regulator yields the protein MPSPSRMADERHKYVLKELQERGSCKVAELARDLGVSEMTIHRDLAHLARLNLLRKVHGGAVLRNYIEQSFQDRAVQNHEAKVAVAQLAQTLVRPGTSLYLAPGSTAHEFALALHQDELQVYTNSLPTATALARSTPQGVNVTLLGGQLVGFVEALVGPTTEAALATLKLNFAFIAVTGVSLEGGLTIYTEEEARVIRAVIRAARKTVLLTDASKFGQVVGPQIGHLEDVHAVVCDSMPPNYRKYCEQHDVEVLLTSEVQAASHTAPQDASVPDRRN from the coding sequence ATGCCGAGTCCGTCCCGAATGGCCGATGAACGTCACAAATATGTGCTGAAGGAATTGCAGGAGCGGGGCAGCTGCAAAGTGGCTGAACTGGCCCGCGACCTCGGCGTGTCCGAGATGACCATCCACCGCGACCTCGCACATCTGGCCCGGCTGAATCTGCTGCGTAAGGTGCATGGCGGCGCGGTACTGCGCAACTACATCGAGCAGAGTTTTCAAGACCGCGCTGTGCAAAACCATGAGGCCAAGGTCGCCGTGGCGCAACTGGCCCAGACGTTGGTGCGCCCCGGCACGAGCCTGTATCTGGCCCCCGGTAGCACCGCGCACGAGTTCGCGTTGGCGCTCCACCAAGACGAGTTGCAGGTCTACACCAACAGCCTGCCCACCGCCACCGCACTGGCCCGAAGCACTCCGCAGGGCGTGAATGTGACCCTGCTGGGCGGGCAATTGGTGGGCTTCGTGGAGGCGCTGGTCGGCCCCACCACCGAGGCGGCGCTGGCGACCCTCAAGCTCAATTTCGCCTTTATTGCCGTCACGGGCGTCAGTCTGGAGGGTGGCCTGACCATCTATACCGAGGAAGAAGCGCGGGTCATTCGCGCCGTGATTCGCGCTGCCCGCAAAACCGTCCTGCTGACCGACGCCAGCAAATTCGGTCAGGTGGTGGGGCCGCAGATCGGACACTTGGAAGACGTGCATGCGGTGGTCTGCGACTCCATGCCGCCCAATTACCGCAAGTATTGCGAGCAGCACGATGTCGAGGTGCTGTTGACCAGCGAAGTGCAGGCCGCATCCCACACCGCGCCGCAGGACGCTTCGGTGCCCGACAGGAGGAACTGA
- a CDS encoding carbohydrate ABC transporter permease has protein sequence MHTQRRITPFVFLAPAVLVLALVGIYPLVFAAWVSLHTYLLAQPNIPHDFVWLSNYLTVLKDGSFWGAIGRTLLYLGLSLPIQIALGLGIAMLLRRGPWGRLRGFARVALVIPLAMTPVVTGLIGRLMFNQDFGVVNFALNSVTGQTVGTEWLGNPNLAFVTILLMEIWQWTPFAALIFLSGLTAVPVEVEEAATLETRSFWAMLRHIQLPFLLPALTAILILRTADILKQFDMVYTLTSGGPGSSTELINLYITRIGLRGAFDQGVASAQAILMLVLTTVLSRLYIRYLYRGDNA, from the coding sequence ATGCATACCCAACGACGCATCACCCCATTCGTCTTTCTCGCGCCCGCCGTGCTGGTGTTGGCCCTGGTGGGCATCTATCCGCTGGTGTTTGCCGCCTGGGTGTCGCTGCACACCTACCTGTTGGCGCAGCCCAATATTCCCCACGACTTCGTGTGGCTCAGCAATTACCTGACGGTGCTCAAGGACGGCTCGTTCTGGGGTGCGATTGGGCGCACGCTGCTGTACCTGGGCCTGTCGTTGCCTATTCAGATCGCGCTGGGCCTGGGCATCGCCATGCTGCTGCGGCGCGGGCCATGGGGCAGGCTGCGCGGGTTCGCGCGGGTGGCGCTCGTGATTCCGCTTGCCATGACGCCGGTGGTCACGGGCCTGATCGGGCGCTTGATGTTCAATCAGGACTTCGGCGTGGTCAATTTCGCCCTTAACAGCGTCACCGGGCAAACGGTAGGCACCGAGTGGCTGGGCAATCCCAATCTGGCGTTCGTGACCATTCTGCTGATGGAAATCTGGCAGTGGACGCCGTTCGCCGCCCTGATTTTCCTGTCGGGCCTGACGGCTGTTCCGGTGGAAGTAGAAGAAGCCGCTACGCTGGAAACCCGCTCCTTCTGGGCCATGCTGCGGCACATCCAGTTGCCGTTTTTGCTGCCCGCGCTGACTGCCATCCTGATTCTCCGAACCGCCGACATCCTCAAGCAATTTGACATGGTGTACACCCTGACCAGCGGCGGGCCGGGCAGTTCCACCGAACTGATCAATCTCTACATCACCCGCATTGGCCTGCGCGGAGCCTTCGATCAGGGCGTGGCGTCGGCTCAGGCAATTTTGATGCTGGTGCTGACCACCGTGTTGTCGCGGCTGTACATCCGTTACCTCTACCGGGGAGACAACGCATGA
- a CDS encoding glucose 1-dehydrogenase, with translation MTDPHLPPVSRPNVQFDFSGQRALVTGAGKGIGREIAALLARSGAAVVAVSRSAEDLFSLSRETGCEGVAADLGTVDGARRAAEAAGPIDLLVNNAGIALLEPFLDATPEAFDQTMNVNVRAALIVGQVVARGMIERGKPGAIVNVSSQSSSVGLPLHAAYCASKGALDQLTRVMAIELGPHGVRVNAVNPTVTLTPMGQMAWGDPVRSAPMLSRIPLGRFAQPLDVAQAVAYLLSDGAAMINGVMLPVDGGFLTS, from the coding sequence ATGACCGATCCGCACCTGCCCCCGGTTTCCCGCCCCAACGTTCAATTTGACTTCAGCGGCCAGCGTGCCCTCGTCACCGGCGCGGGCAAAGGCATTGGCCGGGAAATCGCGGCGCTGCTGGCCCGCAGTGGGGCGGCGGTGGTGGCGGTCAGCCGCAGTGCCGAAGACCTGTTCAGCCTCAGCCGGGAAACAGGCTGCGAGGGTGTGGCCGCCGATCTGGGCACGGTGGACGGCGCGAGGCGGGCTGCCGAAGCTGCCGGGCCGATTGACCTGCTGGTAAACAACGCGGGCATCGCCCTGCTGGAGCCGTTTTTAGACGCCACGCCCGAAGCCTTTGACCAGACGATGAATGTGAATGTGCGGGCCGCCCTGATCGTCGGGCAGGTGGTGGCGCGGGGCATGATCGAGCGGGGGAAACCCGGGGCTATCGTGAATGTGTCCAGCCAGTCCTCGTCGGTGGGGCTGCCCCTGCACGCGGCCTACTGCGCGTCCAAAGGGGCGCTCGATCAATTGACCCGCGTGATGGCGATTGAACTGGGGCCGCACGGCGTCCGGGTCAACGCGGTCAATCCCACCGTGACCCTCACGCCGATGGGCCAGATGGCGTGGGGCGACCCGGTCCGCAGCGCCCCGATGCTCTCGCGCATACCGCTGGGACGCTTTGCCCAGCCCCTTGATGTGGCTCAGGCGGTGGCCTATCTGCTCAGTGACGGGGCGGCCATGATCAACGGCGTGATGCTTCCGGTAGACGGCGGGTTTCTGACTTCGTAG
- a CDS encoding MurR/RpiR family transcriptional regulator gives MTTSPAALPAPSPTTVVDLLLKGLEGFGRRDQIIARYFIDHAEELPFLSALELAEALEVSGAAITRFSQRVGFEGYPHLQRVIRQELRATLGIKPPGRQDAVVASFWASQRANLDILEAVSEQQLLEVARALVQARQVWVIGARSTYGLALTTEYLLSSFRPRVQAYSTDQLASRPEQLLEMNAEDAVLVFTVRRYSRATTKVTTALQSRGVQVLLLTDQGASPLGKIAHHSIRIPTQGSEALASLAPILSLMSLIASLVARELDGGHLQEAEQLKEEFSIYEY, from the coding sequence ATGACCACCTCTCCCGCCGCGCTGCCTGCCCCCTCACCCACCACCGTCGTGGACTTACTGCTGAAAGGTCTGGAGGGTTTCGGACGCCGTGACCAGATTATTGCCCGCTACTTTATAGACCACGCCGAAGAATTGCCGTTCCTGAGCGCCCTGGAACTGGCCGAGGCCCTGGAGGTCAGCGGCGCGGCCATCACCCGATTTAGCCAGCGGGTGGGCTTCGAGGGCTATCCGCATTTGCAGCGGGTCATTCGGCAAGAGTTGCGGGCCACCCTGGGCATCAAGCCACCGGGGCGGCAGGACGCGGTGGTGGCGAGTTTTTGGGCCAGCCAACGCGCCAATCTGGACATTTTGGAGGCGGTGTCCGAACAGCAGTTGTTGGAGGTGGCCCGCGCGCTCGTGCAGGCCCGGCAGGTCTGGGTTATCGGAGCGCGGTCTACGTATGGGCTGGCGCTCACCACCGAGTATCTGCTGTCGTCGTTCCGGCCCCGGGTGCAGGCGTATTCCACCGATCAGTTGGCAAGTCGGCCCGAACAACTGCTGGAAATGAACGCCGAAGACGCGGTGTTGGTGTTTACCGTCCGGCGCTACAGCCGCGCCACCACCAAAGTCACCACCGCCCTTCAGAGCCGGGGGGTACAAGTCTTGCTGCTCACCGACCAGGGCGCGTCCCCGCTCGGCAAAATCGCCCACCACAGCATCCGGATTCCCACGCAGGGGTCTGAGGCGCTGGCTTCTCTGGCCCCTATTCTCAGCCTGATGTCCTTGATCGCCTCGCTGGTGGCCCGCGAGCTGGACGGCGGTCACCTTCAGGAAGCCGAACAGCTCAAAGAAGAGTTTTCGATCTACGAGTATTGA